The nucleotide sequence CCGGCAGCCGGATCACTAACATGAAGGCCACGCTGAGCCATTCTTCGCTGGCGTTTGTGGTGTATATGCAGTGGTATCCGCTGTATCATGAGGTTATCGGGATTGTGGGCGAACGACTCGCTTACCTATACGCCCATGCTATTTCGGAGGGATCAAACTGTCCGCTCTGCACTACGTTCTTCCGAAGGATTATCATTCAGCACGGCGAACGGCCCGAAGATCTGCAGCTCACCGAATCAGAACAGGCGTTGCTGGACTTCGGCAGCGCGATAAGCCAGAACAAAGGCGAAGTGCCCGATAGGCTTTACGCCCCCCTTCGCCAGCGCTACACCAACGCACAGATCGTGGTGCTGGTAGCCTTTGCGGGTCAGATGATCGCCACTAACGTGTTCAACAATGCGCTGCGGGTTGACATTGACGACTATTTAGCGCCGTATTTACCCTTAACTCAACCCGCTCATCAATAACCGTATGGCCGACTTACAGGGAAACGTTGCCTTCATTACCGGTGCGGCCCACGGTCAGGGACGGGCCGTTGCGCTGGCGTTAGCGAAGCAGGGCGTTCGGATTGTGGCCTTCGACATTGCCCGGCCCCTCGCCTACCCCGGTTATGTCCTCGGTTCCGAAAGCGAGCTGGATTCGCTGCAACGGGAGGTGGAAGCCTTAGGTACAGCCTGCCTGACAGTTACCGGCGATGTTCGGCGCGATGCTGACATTACGCCCGCCGTTGAGCGGGCGCTGGCCGACTTCGGGCGGATTGATATTCTGTTCAATAACGCAGGCATCTGCGCCTATGGTCTGGCCCATGAGCTGTCCGAAGAAGAGTGGGACGCCATGCTCGACATTAACCTGAAAGGCGCCTGGCTGGTAGCTCGGCGGGTGATTCCGGTCATGATGAACCAGCGGTCGGGGGTTATTATCAACAACTCATCCATTGCCGGACTGCGGGGCATGAACCGACTCAGCCATTACGCAGCCTCCAAATGGGGACTGGTTGGCCTGACCAAATCCTGGGCTATTGAACTGGCTCCCTATCATATCCGCGTGAACTCGATTCACCCTACGGGCGTCAATACCCCCATGAACGACGGCCTGGCCGAACTGGAAGGAACGACTACGCAGGAAATCGCCGAACGCTCGGCGGGCAATCTGCTGCCCGTGCCGTGGGTGGAACCGGAAGACGTATCAGCCATGGTGCTGTATCTGGTTTCCGAGGGAGCGCGGTACATTACGGGCTCGCAGTTTGTCCTCGACGCCGGCCTGCTGACGCGATGAGATCACAACCCGATTACGTTACAGGCTAACGGATGGTATGGCCACTCAAACCGGACATAAAATCGGCTGGCTAACGGCCTGCTCGCTGGTCATTGCCAATATGGTCGGGACGGGCGTGTTTACCAGCCTGGGATTTCAGCTAGCGGCCGTTCAGAACACCTGGTCGATTCTGCTGCTGTGGCTGCTGGGCGGTGTTCTGGCGCTGATTGGTGCCTTTACGTTTGCCGAACTGGGCACGCATTATCCCGACGAAAAAGGGGGCGATTACATTTTCATCTCGCGGGCGCTGCATCCGCTGCTGGGCTACGTATCGGCCTGGGTATCGCTGGTGGGTGGGTTTGCGGCTCCCGTTGCCATTGCGGGAAAAGCAATGGAATCCTACCTGAACCCGTTTGGCCTGACCAACACCCGCATCCTGACGGTGGGTATTATTCTGGTCATTGCCCTGCTTCATTCGGTTAATCTGCGACAGAGCCGGGTGTTTCAGAATGCGACGACCATCCTAAAAATCGGCTTTATTGCCCTTGTGCTGGTGGCTGGATTTTACCTGGCGCCCGCGTCGGTGAGCAACGCCTTCCGGTTTGATGATAGTTACAGGCAGGAAGTGTTCACGAGTTCGTTTGCGGTCTCGCTCTTATATGTCACCTACGCCTATACGGGCTGGAACGCAGCCGCCTATATTGTTGCCGAAATTCGCGATCCACGCCGGAATCTGCCCCGTGCCCTGCTCCTGGGTACGCTCATCGTTACGGTCATGTATATCGCTTTGCAGGTTATCTTTCTAAAACTGGCGTCCGTAGCACAGTTGTCTGGGCAGGCCGAAGTAGCGGTAATTGCCTTTGCCAACCGTTTCGGGCCGACCGCGGGCCGCTGGGTCAGCGCGGGAATTGCCTTTCAGCTCATTGCCACCATGAGTTCATACGTCTGGATTGGCGCACGGGTCACGAGCCGTATGGCGCAGGACTATCCGCTGTGGCGGTATTTTGGTCGTGAAACCGAACGGCAGCTACCCGTACGGGCCATCTGGCTGCAAACCGGCCTTACGCTGGTGCTGCTCTTTTCGGGTGCGCTCGAACAGGTGCTGCTCTGTACGTCGTTTGTGTTGCAACTGATGGCGACGCTGAGTGTGGCAAGCCTGCTCCGCACCCCGCGCCAGCCGACAGACTTCCCAGGCCCGCTTCGGCCCTGGCTGCAATGGCTCTACATTATCTTCAGCCTGTTTGTGCTCGTCTTCATCGTAACCGACCGACCTCTCGAAAGTCTGATCGGTCTGGGCATCGTTCTAATCGGCGGACTCACTTACTGGCTCAACCCCCGACATGTGCGTGTTTAAGTCCTTGTAGACAGAAAGATGTAACGATAAATAAATATATACATTTATTTAGATGTTATTTTTACAAAACGGCAATACTATATTCCGTGCTTCTATGCATGCAAGAATTTTCGTTTCCGCGTTCATTTCTCTTATCAGCATTACCCCTTTTCTTACTGAGTCTGCTTCTTTACGACAGCCTTCTACATTCTGCATCTTCAGGGCAAATCAAGTATACTTGCCTTGTTCACTCCGGCCTTAGGTAAGAAGCTGTTTGAGTTAGTTAACGCCCTGCCCATTTGAGGGTTCGACGAATGTGAGCGATCCAAAGAAAACTTTCGGCTGAGTTCGTCGTGCGTTCATAGTCTTTAGCTAACCGCCGGTTGTTGCCAAACCAACTGAAGGTACGTTCGACGACCCACCGCCACTTATGAATAAGCATTGGGCTATCAGCCGACTGATCGCTGATGGGGGTTCGAGTGACGACCACTTTCATATCGTAATAGTCTTCCAGACGAGCTTTAAATTGCCCGCCAAACGTACTGTCAGCGTACACTTGATAGCCTCTTCGACCAAGCCCCTATGAAGCTCGGCCTGCTC is from Spirosoma taeanense and encodes:
- a CDS encoding carboxymuconolactone decarboxylase family protein produces the protein MPRIHPLSETEASDDLKAAWAQHIADYPGSRITNMKATLSHSSLAFVVYMQWYPLYHEVIGIVGERLAYLYAHAISEGSNCPLCTTFFRRIIIQHGERPEDLQLTESEQALLDFGSAISQNKGEVPDRLYAPLRQRYTNAQIVVLVAFAGQMIATNVFNNALRVDIDDYLAPYLPLTQPAHQ
- a CDS encoding mycofactocin-coupled SDR family oxidoreductase is translated as MADLQGNVAFITGAAHGQGRAVALALAKQGVRIVAFDIARPLAYPGYVLGSESELDSLQREVEALGTACLTVTGDVRRDADITPAVERALADFGRIDILFNNAGICAYGLAHELSEEEWDAMLDINLKGAWLVARRVIPVMMNQRSGVIINNSSIAGLRGMNRLSHYAASKWGLVGLTKSWAIELAPYHIRVNSIHPTGVNTPMNDGLAELEGTTTQEIAERSAGNLLPVPWVEPEDVSAMVLYLVSEGARYITGSQFVLDAGLLTR
- a CDS encoding APC family permease, with the protein product MATQTGHKIGWLTACSLVIANMVGTGVFTSLGFQLAAVQNTWSILLLWLLGGVLALIGAFTFAELGTHYPDEKGGDYIFISRALHPLLGYVSAWVSLVGGFAAPVAIAGKAMESYLNPFGLTNTRILTVGIILVIALLHSVNLRQSRVFQNATTILKIGFIALVLVAGFYLAPASVSNAFRFDDSYRQEVFTSSFAVSLLYVTYAYTGWNAAAYIVAEIRDPRRNLPRALLLGTLIVTVMYIALQVIFLKLASVAQLSGQAEVAVIAFANRFGPTAGRWVSAGIAFQLIATMSSYVWIGARVTSRMAQDYPLWRYFGRETERQLPVRAIWLQTGLTLVLLFSGALEQVLLCTSFVLQLMATLSVASLLRTPRQPTDFPGPLRPWLQWLYIIFSLFVLVFIVTDRPLESLIGLGIVLIGGLTYWLNPRHVRV
- a CDS encoding transposase, producing MKVVVTRTPISDQSADSPMLIHKWRWVVERTFSWFGNNRRLAKDYERTTNSAESFLWIAHIRRTLKWAGR